From one Nycticebus coucang isolate mNycCou1 chromosome 14, mNycCou1.pri, whole genome shotgun sequence genomic stretch:
- the LMNTD2 gene encoding lamin tail domain-containing protein 2 isoform X6 yields MYSLGLGSQGVPSCQMLVLGCPDLRGSLPPSGCLWDCLPLALKRHVVVTAETLMDPSDLSDDQAPATGESFRLEDVDWNSIAHRYPNLFTKMESSSGHKQPLPSSSLDKWSLESPGKHVEGCHKNVEWSSLPWMGTSSSGGADSDSSSSLLGMPFRVQKVIGHPPRARSFSRDSSLGLEDFQKSHLDQPSKTVLVLQPHTDPNDQGLQPHTDTNDQGLQPHTDPNDPGLQQSAPPRPSPHYCSLKIVAVSRREKFVRILNQSLEGTVDLGGLVLKQLVCDFPVCMYRFPSGTLLAPQHHVTVWGEGSSSAKKQPRLSSGYEPVHFHSSKGCVTLLLDPTGKVLSEYRVPHYVTPISGIFADNTDLSIDCFPLSEAHPSVHTREKPRRPRSLRKARRGILPLLSTSKFFHPREALGRPEGAKPKTPELLPAIPEAGPGPEDCQVQKELKVQVSARECAGRRVSARRVPAPPGSSLTYPRPACSSFAAPLAPGLFGLLPLLSSQPHPTQLPPLNSQPLPAPTPPCPAWRALRAPRYPGVPEERGSGLPDGGAVSAAHRREQIRLPLSQLPAGHCGRVPTGVGARERTAEGVCGARQALPAA; encoded by the exons ATGTACTCCCTTGGGCTGGGCAGCCAGGGAGTCCCCTCCTGTCAGATGCTTGTGCTAGGGTGTCCTGACCTACGTGGAAGCCTGCCCCCATCAGGCTGCCTTTGGGACTGTCTGCCTCTGGCACTGAAGAGGcatgtg GTGGTGACTGCAGAGACCCTAATGGACCCCAGTGACCTTTCTGATGATCAGGCCCCTGCTACTGGGGAG AGTTTCCGGCTGGAGGATGTGGACTGGAACAGCATTGCCCATCGGTACCCCAACCTCTTCACCAAGATGGAATCCAGCTCCGGGCACAA GCAGCCCTTGCCATCCTCATCGCTGGACAAATGGAGCTTGGAGTCCCCTGGCAAGCATGTGGAAGGGTGTCACAAGAATGTCGAGTGGAGCTCCCTGCCCTGGATGGGCACCAGCAGCTCAGGGGGTGCCGACTCTGACTCCAGCAGCAGCCTGCTGGGCATGCCTTTCCGTGTGCAGAAGGTGATAGGTCACCCGCCCCGGGCCAGGAGCTTCAGCAGAGACTCATCCCTGGGTCTGGAAG ATTTCCAGAAAAGCCACTTAGACCAGCCCAGCAAGACCGTCCTGGTGCTCCAGCCCCACACAGACCCCAATGATCAGGGGCTCCAGCCCCACACAGACACCAACGACCAGGGGCTCCAGCCCCACACAGACCCCAACGACCCGGGGCTCCAGCAGAG TGCTCCTCCGCGTCCCAGCCCGCACTACTGCAGCCTGAAGATTGTAGCTGTGAGCCGCCGAGAGAAGTTTGTCCGCATTCTCAACCAGTCGCTGGAGGGGACAGTCGACCTGGGCGGCCTGGTGCTGAAGCAGCTGGTGTGCGACTTCCCGGTGTGCATGTACCGCTTCCCGTCCGGCACACTGCTGGCGCCGCAGCACCACGTCACG GTATGGGGCGAGGGTTCCAGCAGCGCCAAGAAGCAGCCGCGCTTGTCCTCGGGCTACGAGCCCGTCCACTTCCACTCCAGCAAGGGCTGTGTGACACTCCTTCTGGACCCCACGGGCAAA GTCCTCAGTGAGTACCGGGTCCCACACTATGTGACCCCGATCTCGGGGATCTTTGCCGACAACACCGACTTGTCCATCGATTGCTTCCCGCTCTCTGAGGCTCACCCCAGCGTCCACACGCGCGAGAAGCCGCGCCGGCCTCGATCCCTGCGCAAGGCCCGG CGGGGCATCTTGCCGCTTCTGAGCACCAGCAAGTTCTTCCACCCGCGAGAGGCACTAGGGCGGCCCGAGGGCGCAAAGCCCAAGACGCCGGAGCTCCTACCCGCCATCCCAG AGGCCGGGCCGGGCCCCGAGGACTGCCAGGTCCAGAAGGAGCTCAAGGTCCAAGTGAGTGCGCGCGAGTGTGCTGGACGCCGGGTTTCTGCCCGGCGCGTCCCTGCCCCGCCAGGCTCCTCCCTAACTTATCCACGGCCTGCCTGCAGCTCCTTCGCTGCCCCGCTAGCTCCCGGCCTCTTCGGGCTCCTCCCGctcctctcctcccagccccaccccacccagctccCTCCTCTGAACTCTCAGCCCCTCCCCGCCCCTACCCCACCTTGTCCCGCCTGGCGCGCTCTCAGGGCCCCGCGCTACCCAGGTGTGCCGGAAGAGCGTGGATCGGGGCTGCCCGATGGTGGCGCTGTCAGTGCAGCGCACCGCAGAGAGCAGATACGGCTTCCGCTTTCTCAGCTGCCTGCCGGTCACTGTGGACGCGTGCCGACGGGTGTAGGGGCGCGGGAGAGGACAGCAGAGGGAGTGTGTGGGGCTAGGCAGGCACTGCCAGCTGCATAA